A portion of the Musa acuminata AAA Group cultivar baxijiao chromosome BXJ1-1, Cavendish_Baxijiao_AAA, whole genome shotgun sequence genome contains these proteins:
- the LOC135585335 gene encoding uncharacterized protein LOC135585335 isoform X2, which translates to MDRGRIKRDGCNNYQNFHSGYEDLTCLLGLRRSVSTVYSEVSNSSSATGHVMDVECMGYYADRSQTNKSPTEDDQRVSDKYRDEHSETCSFLRPIQVCRHDCQGSAASSSPQSGKLKLLCSFGGKILPRPGDGKLRYVGGETRIVSMGKNVTWKELMHKTFGICKQPHTIKYQLPGEELDALISVASDEDLQNMMEEHYGVEKADASQRLRLFLIFLNESENTCLDSLGLQSNSEYQYVVAVNNMLDPSPRKNSRRNSFSGQMGCHLDDSPSLHKESPSCPQFDALDGAKAQNGIGIFNHHLSPQFFINSPSGLKSPFQSPPFSPKPIQQRDTRYPQEQSVDDQIKPLQPLGSYYVFDTGYSPSAAGAKLHDNSHTDVDLPLRSHAVAPLQDHSQMKGLVKPLFTHSETNLAAYPRCEIPPAMDISFDSKRHLGRAAENLGWVTGSDVSLAAFQIASHECSDSFLQNQHETMKPYTKVSPYSELRVGNLAEGSRPRPSLLFESQGTMPTDAQAIHPQDNKTRQNNHSEESETSMKECRLLEARLSSEELEALETSVPASSIVLTSDPDNHMEHCSNEQIDGCIQDISVKNCGKVNGQHGESYQLLNCDFACEGGNIIAVSPVPWPKDSSETVNQKKSAEQMARESSGDRDSNGVVDMPSNAPVSHFPSVIISQNMKNNQEYGDLDQDLLDHDLPNWFLSWTPAITENSEREVSCLDQSVVDFSDSGCTVKENGFCGHKQLKENGKQSVHEMHDKHPIEGIVTVEDVTHAVPSSILFSAVVVPHVLRETVKDAENDDSLLPKVTDAGIYPAESENEDMKAGVRELDESISDAAIAEIEAGIYGLQIIKNADLEELHELGSGTFGTVYHGKWRGTDVAIKRIKKSCFAGRSSEQERLSNDFWREAQILSKLHHPNVVAFYGVVPDGAGGTLATVTEFMVNGSLRHVLLRKDSALDHRKKLIITMDAAFGMEYLHSKNIVHFDLKCDNLLVNLRDLQRPICKVGDFGLSRIKRNTLVSGGVRGTLPWMAPELLNGSSSRVSEKVDVFSFGIVMWEILTGEEPYANMHCGAIIGGILNNKLRPPIPERCESEWRRLMEQCWSPDPAARPSFSEITDRLRAMSMAYQQKAQTRANR; encoded by the exons ATGGATCGAGGACGTATAAAAAGAGATGGTTGTAACAATTACCAGAATTTCCATTCAGGCTATGAAGATCTGACATGTCTTCTTGGTCTGAGAAGATCAGTTTCTACAGTATATTCTGAGGTTTCAAATTCTAGTTCGGCCACAGGGCATGTGATGGATGTCGAGTGTATGGGATACTACGCTGATCGGAGTCAGACCAACAAAAGTCCTACTGAGGATGATCAGAGGGTGTCTGACAAGTATCGGGATGAGCATTCTGAAACCTGTTCATTTTTACGGCCAATTCAAGTTTGTCGTCACGACTGTCAGGGATCTGCAGCCTCGAGTAGCCCTCAGTCTGGGAAGTTGAAGCTCCTGTGCAGCTTTGGTGGAAAGATCTTGCCAAGACCAGGAGATGGGAAACTGAGGTACGTCGGTGGTGAAACTCGAATCGTTTCCATGGGTAAGAATGTTACATGGAAAGAACTGATGCATAAAACTTTTGGCATTTGCAAGCAACCTCATACGATCAAGTATCAGCTTCCAGGTGAAGAACTAGATGCTTTGATATCTGTTGCTTCGGACGAGGACCTGCAGAATATGATGGAAGAGCACTATGGGGTTGAAAAGGCTGATGCTTCACAGCGACTCCGATTATTTCTTATCTTTCTCAATGAGTCTGAGAACACTTGTCTAGATTCATTAGGACTGCAGAGCAACTCAGAGTATCAGTATGTTGTCGCCGTTAATAACATGCTAGACCCGAGCCCGAGAAAGAACTCGAGAAGAAATAGCTTCTCAGGTCAAATGGGATGTCATCTGGATGATTCTCCAAGTTTGCACAAAGAGTCTCCTTCTTGTCCTCAATTCGATGCACTCGATGGGGCGAAGGCCCAAAACGGTATCGGAATCTTCAATCATCATCTTTCCCCTCAGTTCTTTATTAACTCTCCAAGTGGACTGAAGTCCCCATTCCAATCACCTCCTTTTTCTCCAAAGCCAATTCAGCAACGAGATACGAGATATCCTCAGGAGCAATCCGTGGATGATCAGATAAAGCCCCTGCAACCATTGGGGAGTTATTATGTTTTCGATACAGGGTATTCTCCAAGCGCCGCAGGAGCAAAGCTTCATGATAACTCACATACTGATGTTGATCTGCCACTCAGATCCCATGCGGTAGCACCATTACAAGATCACAGTCAGATGAAAGGCTTGGTTAAGCCGCTGTTTACCCACAGTGAAACCAACCTTGCTGCATATCCTCGTTGTGAAATACCTCCTGCAATGGATATATCTTTTGATTCAAAAAGACATCTTGGACGGGCAGCAGAAAACTTGGGTTGGGTAACAGGATCAGATGTTTCACTTGCTGCCTTTCAAATTGCGTCTCATGAGTGTTCTGATTCATTTCTTCAGAATCAGCATGAAACAATGAAACCATACACGAAGGTATCACCATACTCTGAGCTACGCGTAGGTAACTTGGCGGAAGGATCAAGGCCGCGACCGAGTCTTCTCTTTGAATCACAAGGAACCATGCCTACCGATGCTCAG GCTATACACCCTCAGGATAACAAGACTCGTCAAAATAATCATTCTGAAGAATCAGAAACTTCCATGAAAGAATGCAGATTGCTTGAAGCTCGTCTTTCTTCTGAAGAGTTAGAGGCGCTAGAAACCTCTGTTCCTGCATCTTCAATCGTTTTAACTTCTGATCCAGATAATCATATGGAGCACTGTTCTAATGAGCAAATCGATGGATGCATACAAGACATATCTGTGAAAAATTGTGGAAAGGTTAATGGTCAGCATGGCGAATCATATCAGCTgttaaattgtgattttgcatgTGAAGGTGGAAACATCATTGCTGTATCTCCTGTTCCCTGGCCTAAGGATTCTTCAGAAACAGTGAACCAGAAGAAATCTGCCGAACAGATGGCTAGAGAAAGCTCTGGTGACAGAGACTCAAATGGCGTGGTCGACATGCCATCAAATGCCCCTGTCTCTCATTTTCCATCTGTCATAATATCTCAGAatatgaagaataaccaagaatatGGTGATCTCGACCAGGACTTGCTTGACCACGACCTTCCTAATTGGTTTTTGTCATGGACTCCTGCTATCACTGAAAATTCAGAGAGAGAAGTTTCTTGCCTTGATCAAAGCGTTGTTGATTTTTCAGATTCAGGTTGCACTGTAAAGGAAAATGGCTTCTGCGGTCACAAGCAGTTGAAAGAGAATGGCAAACAATCTGTACACGAGATGCATGACAAACATCCAATCGAGGGAATTGTTACGGTCGAGGATGTAACTCATGCTGTTCCGTCATCCATCCTGTTTTCAGCAGTGGTTGTTCCCCATGTACTTCGTGAGACTGTTAAAGATGCAGAAAATGATGATTCCTTATTGCCAAAAGTGACTGATGCTGGGATCTATCCAGCAGAGTCTGAAAATGAG GATATGAAAGCTGGAGTAAGAGAACTGGACGAATCTATAAGTGATGCTGCGATAGCAGAAATAGAAGCTGGGATCTATGGTTTGCAG ATTATAAAAAATGCTGATCTTGAGGAGCTACATGAACTGGGATCTGGTACTTTTGGAACTGTCTACCATGGAAAGTGGCGGGGAACAGATGTTGCAATCAAACGTATCAAAAAAAGCTGCTTCGCAGGGAGATCCTCTGAGCAAGAACGACTG AGCAATGACTTCTGGAGGGAGGCACAGATTCTTTCGAAACTTCACCATCCAAATGTGGTAGCTTTTTATGGGGTAGTTCCAGATGGTGCTGGGGGAACATTGGCCACCGTCACAGAGTTCATGGTGAATGGATCACTCAGGCATGTCCTGCTAAGGAAGGACAG CGCACTTGATCATCGCAAAAAGCTTATAATCACAATGGATGCTGCTTTTGGGATGGAATATTTGCATTCAAAGAACATAGTTCATTTTGATCTCAAATGTGACAACTTACTAGTGAATCTTAGAGATCTCCAGCGACCGATATGCAAG GTTGGAGATTTTGGATTGTCAAGAATTAAAAGAAATACCCTGGTTTCTGGTGGTGTGCGAGGAACCCTCCCATGGATGGCGCCGGAACTATTGAATGGGAGCAGTAGCAGGGTTTCCGAAAAG GTTGATGTTTTCTCTTTTGGAATAGTTATGTGGGAAATCCTGACCGGGGAAGAACCCTACGCGAATATGCATTGTGGCGCGATCATAG GTGGAATCTTGAACAACAAGCTTCGACCGCCCATACCGGAACGTTGCGAATCTGAATGGAGAAGGTTAATGGAACAATGTTGGTCACCGGATCCCGCCGCACGGCCCTCATTTAGTGAGATAACCGACAGACTGCGTGCCATGTCCATGGCATACCAGCAGAAGGCACAGACTCGAGCAAACAGATGA
- the LOC135585335 gene encoding uncharacterized protein LOC135585335 isoform X1 codes for MDRGRIKRDGCNNYQNFHSGYEDLTCLLGLRRSVSTVYSEVSNSSSATGHVMDVECMGYYADRSQTNKSPTEDDQRVSDKYRDEHSETCSFLRPIQVCRHDCQGSAASSSPQSGKLKLLCSFGGKILPRPGDGKLRYVGGETRIVSMGKNVTWKELMHKTFGICKQPHTIKYQLPGEELDALISVASDEDLQNMMEEHYGVEKADASQRLRLFLIFLNESENTCLDSLGLQSNSEYQYVVAVNNMLDPSPRKNSRRNSFSGQMGCHLDDSPSLHKESPSCPQFDALDGAKAQNGIGIFNHHLSPQFFINSPSGLKSPFQSPPFSPKPIQQRDTRYPQEQSVDDQIKPLQPLGSYYVFDTGYSPSAAGAKLHDNSHTDVDLPLRSHAVAPLQDHSQMKGLVKPLFTHSETNLAAYPRCEIPPAMDISFDSKRHLGRAAENLGWVTGSDVSLAAFQIASHECSDSFLQNQHETMKPYTKVSPYSELRVGNLAEGSRPRPSLLFESQGTMPTDAQVRFSQQPELCGINYFHYQTLDFTDKEHRNKELVDQDLLHGCSYDNIMQAIHPQDNKTRQNNHSEESETSMKECRLLEARLSSEELEALETSVPASSIVLTSDPDNHMEHCSNEQIDGCIQDISVKNCGKVNGQHGESYQLLNCDFACEGGNIIAVSPVPWPKDSSETVNQKKSAEQMARESSGDRDSNGVVDMPSNAPVSHFPSVIISQNMKNNQEYGDLDQDLLDHDLPNWFLSWTPAITENSEREVSCLDQSVVDFSDSGCTVKENGFCGHKQLKENGKQSVHEMHDKHPIEGIVTVEDVTHAVPSSILFSAVVVPHVLRETVKDAENDDSLLPKVTDAGIYPAESENEDMKAGVRELDESISDAAIAEIEAGIYGLQIIKNADLEELHELGSGTFGTVYHGKWRGTDVAIKRIKKSCFAGRSSEQERLSNDFWREAQILSKLHHPNVVAFYGVVPDGAGGTLATVTEFMVNGSLRHVLLRKDSALDHRKKLIITMDAAFGMEYLHSKNIVHFDLKCDNLLVNLRDLQRPICKVGDFGLSRIKRNTLVSGGVRGTLPWMAPELLNGSSSRVSEKVDVFSFGIVMWEILTGEEPYANMHCGAIIGGILNNKLRPPIPERCESEWRRLMEQCWSPDPAARPSFSEITDRLRAMSMAYQQKAQTRANR; via the exons ATGGATCGAGGACGTATAAAAAGAGATGGTTGTAACAATTACCAGAATTTCCATTCAGGCTATGAAGATCTGACATGTCTTCTTGGTCTGAGAAGATCAGTTTCTACAGTATATTCTGAGGTTTCAAATTCTAGTTCGGCCACAGGGCATGTGATGGATGTCGAGTGTATGGGATACTACGCTGATCGGAGTCAGACCAACAAAAGTCCTACTGAGGATGATCAGAGGGTGTCTGACAAGTATCGGGATGAGCATTCTGAAACCTGTTCATTTTTACGGCCAATTCAAGTTTGTCGTCACGACTGTCAGGGATCTGCAGCCTCGAGTAGCCCTCAGTCTGGGAAGTTGAAGCTCCTGTGCAGCTTTGGTGGAAAGATCTTGCCAAGACCAGGAGATGGGAAACTGAGGTACGTCGGTGGTGAAACTCGAATCGTTTCCATGGGTAAGAATGTTACATGGAAAGAACTGATGCATAAAACTTTTGGCATTTGCAAGCAACCTCATACGATCAAGTATCAGCTTCCAGGTGAAGAACTAGATGCTTTGATATCTGTTGCTTCGGACGAGGACCTGCAGAATATGATGGAAGAGCACTATGGGGTTGAAAAGGCTGATGCTTCACAGCGACTCCGATTATTTCTTATCTTTCTCAATGAGTCTGAGAACACTTGTCTAGATTCATTAGGACTGCAGAGCAACTCAGAGTATCAGTATGTTGTCGCCGTTAATAACATGCTAGACCCGAGCCCGAGAAAGAACTCGAGAAGAAATAGCTTCTCAGGTCAAATGGGATGTCATCTGGATGATTCTCCAAGTTTGCACAAAGAGTCTCCTTCTTGTCCTCAATTCGATGCACTCGATGGGGCGAAGGCCCAAAACGGTATCGGAATCTTCAATCATCATCTTTCCCCTCAGTTCTTTATTAACTCTCCAAGTGGACTGAAGTCCCCATTCCAATCACCTCCTTTTTCTCCAAAGCCAATTCAGCAACGAGATACGAGATATCCTCAGGAGCAATCCGTGGATGATCAGATAAAGCCCCTGCAACCATTGGGGAGTTATTATGTTTTCGATACAGGGTATTCTCCAAGCGCCGCAGGAGCAAAGCTTCATGATAACTCACATACTGATGTTGATCTGCCACTCAGATCCCATGCGGTAGCACCATTACAAGATCACAGTCAGATGAAAGGCTTGGTTAAGCCGCTGTTTACCCACAGTGAAACCAACCTTGCTGCATATCCTCGTTGTGAAATACCTCCTGCAATGGATATATCTTTTGATTCAAAAAGACATCTTGGACGGGCAGCAGAAAACTTGGGTTGGGTAACAGGATCAGATGTTTCACTTGCTGCCTTTCAAATTGCGTCTCATGAGTGTTCTGATTCATTTCTTCAGAATCAGCATGAAACAATGAAACCATACACGAAGGTATCACCATACTCTGAGCTACGCGTAGGTAACTTGGCGGAAGGATCAAGGCCGCGACCGAGTCTTCTCTTTGAATCACAAGGAACCATGCCTACCGATGCTCAGGTTCGCTTTTCTCAGCAGCCAGAGCTATGtggtataaattattttcattatcaGACTCTAGACTTTACAGATAAGGAGCATCGGAATAAAGAATTGGTAGATCAGGATTTGCTACATGGATGTTCTTATGATAATATTATGCAGGCTATACACCCTCAGGATAACAAGACTCGTCAAAATAATCATTCTGAAGAATCAGAAACTTCCATGAAAGAATGCAGATTGCTTGAAGCTCGTCTTTCTTCTGAAGAGTTAGAGGCGCTAGAAACCTCTGTTCCTGCATCTTCAATCGTTTTAACTTCTGATCCAGATAATCATATGGAGCACTGTTCTAATGAGCAAATCGATGGATGCATACAAGACATATCTGTGAAAAATTGTGGAAAGGTTAATGGTCAGCATGGCGAATCATATCAGCTgttaaattgtgattttgcatgTGAAGGTGGAAACATCATTGCTGTATCTCCTGTTCCCTGGCCTAAGGATTCTTCAGAAACAGTGAACCAGAAGAAATCTGCCGAACAGATGGCTAGAGAAAGCTCTGGTGACAGAGACTCAAATGGCGTGGTCGACATGCCATCAAATGCCCCTGTCTCTCATTTTCCATCTGTCATAATATCTCAGAatatgaagaataaccaagaatatGGTGATCTCGACCAGGACTTGCTTGACCACGACCTTCCTAATTGGTTTTTGTCATGGACTCCTGCTATCACTGAAAATTCAGAGAGAGAAGTTTCTTGCCTTGATCAAAGCGTTGTTGATTTTTCAGATTCAGGTTGCACTGTAAAGGAAAATGGCTTCTGCGGTCACAAGCAGTTGAAAGAGAATGGCAAACAATCTGTACACGAGATGCATGACAAACATCCAATCGAGGGAATTGTTACGGTCGAGGATGTAACTCATGCTGTTCCGTCATCCATCCTGTTTTCAGCAGTGGTTGTTCCCCATGTACTTCGTGAGACTGTTAAAGATGCAGAAAATGATGATTCCTTATTGCCAAAAGTGACTGATGCTGGGATCTATCCAGCAGAGTCTGAAAATGAG GATATGAAAGCTGGAGTAAGAGAACTGGACGAATCTATAAGTGATGCTGCGATAGCAGAAATAGAAGCTGGGATCTATGGTTTGCAG ATTATAAAAAATGCTGATCTTGAGGAGCTACATGAACTGGGATCTGGTACTTTTGGAACTGTCTACCATGGAAAGTGGCGGGGAACAGATGTTGCAATCAAACGTATCAAAAAAAGCTGCTTCGCAGGGAGATCCTCTGAGCAAGAACGACTG AGCAATGACTTCTGGAGGGAGGCACAGATTCTTTCGAAACTTCACCATCCAAATGTGGTAGCTTTTTATGGGGTAGTTCCAGATGGTGCTGGGGGAACATTGGCCACCGTCACAGAGTTCATGGTGAATGGATCACTCAGGCATGTCCTGCTAAGGAAGGACAG CGCACTTGATCATCGCAAAAAGCTTATAATCACAATGGATGCTGCTTTTGGGATGGAATATTTGCATTCAAAGAACATAGTTCATTTTGATCTCAAATGTGACAACTTACTAGTGAATCTTAGAGATCTCCAGCGACCGATATGCAAG GTTGGAGATTTTGGATTGTCAAGAATTAAAAGAAATACCCTGGTTTCTGGTGGTGTGCGAGGAACCCTCCCATGGATGGCGCCGGAACTATTGAATGGGAGCAGTAGCAGGGTTTCCGAAAAG GTTGATGTTTTCTCTTTTGGAATAGTTATGTGGGAAATCCTGACCGGGGAAGAACCCTACGCGAATATGCATTGTGGCGCGATCATAG GTGGAATCTTGAACAACAAGCTTCGACCGCCCATACCGGAACGTTGCGAATCTGAATGGAGAAGGTTAATGGAACAATGTTGGTCACCGGATCCCGCCGCACGGCCCTCATTTAGTGAGATAACCGACAGACTGCGTGCCATGTCCATGGCATACCAGCAGAAGGCACAGACTCGAGCAAACAGATGA
- the LOC135585335 gene encoding uncharacterized protein LOC135585335 isoform X3, whose product MDRGRIKRDGCNNYQNFHSGYEDLTCLLGLRRSVSTVYSEVSNSSSATGHVMDVECMGYYADRSQTNKSPTEDDQRVSDKYRDEHSETCSFLRPIQVCRHDCQGSAASSSPQSGKLKLLCSFGGKILPRPGDGKLRYVGGETRIVSMGKNVTWKELMHKTFGICKQPHTIKYQLPGEELDALISVASDEDLQNMMEEHYGVEKADASQRLRLFLIFLNESENTCLDSLGLQSNSEYQYVVAVNNMLDPSPRKNSRRNSFSGQMGCHLDDSPSLHKESPSCPQFDALDGAKAQNGIGIFNHHLSPQFFINSPSGLKSPFQSPPFSPKPIQQRDTRYPQEQSVDDQIKPLQPLGSYYVFDTGYSPSAAGAKLHDNSHTDVDLPLRSHAVAPLQDHSQMKGLVKPLFTHSETNLAAYPRCEIPPAMDISFDSKRHLGRAAENLGWVTGSDVSLAAFQIASHECSDSFLQNQHETMKPYTKVSPYSELRVGNLAEGSRPRPSLLFESQGTMPTDAQVRFSQQPELCGINYFHYQTLDFTDKEHRNKELVDQDLLHGCSYDNIMQAIHPQDNKTRQNNHSEESETSMKECRLLEARLSSEELEALETSVPASSIVLTSDPDNHMEHCSNEQIDGCIQDISVKNCGKVNGQHGESYQLLNCDFACEGGNIIAVSPVPWPKDSSETVNQKKSAEQMARESSGDRDSNGVVDMPSNAPVSHFPSVIISQNMKNNQEYGDLDQDLLDHDLPNWFLSWTPAITENSEREVSCLDQSVVDFSDSGCTVKENGFCGHKQLKENGKQSVHEMHDKHPIEGIVTVEDVTHAVPSSILFSAVVVPHVLRETVKDAENDDSLLPKVTDAGIYPAESENEDMKAGVRELDESISDAAIAEIEAGIYGLQIIKNADLEELHELGSGTFGTVYHGKWRGTDVAIKRIKKSCFAGRSSEQERLSNDFWREAQILSKLHHPNVVAFYGVVPDGAGGTLATVTEFMVNGSLRHVLLRKDSALDHRKKLIITMDAAFGMEYLHSKNIVHFDLKCDNLLVNLRDLQRPICKVGDFGLSRIKRNTLVSGGVRGTLPWMAPELLNGSSSRVSEKLCGKS is encoded by the exons ATGGATCGAGGACGTATAAAAAGAGATGGTTGTAACAATTACCAGAATTTCCATTCAGGCTATGAAGATCTGACATGTCTTCTTGGTCTGAGAAGATCAGTTTCTACAGTATATTCTGAGGTTTCAAATTCTAGTTCGGCCACAGGGCATGTGATGGATGTCGAGTGTATGGGATACTACGCTGATCGGAGTCAGACCAACAAAAGTCCTACTGAGGATGATCAGAGGGTGTCTGACAAGTATCGGGATGAGCATTCTGAAACCTGTTCATTTTTACGGCCAATTCAAGTTTGTCGTCACGACTGTCAGGGATCTGCAGCCTCGAGTAGCCCTCAGTCTGGGAAGTTGAAGCTCCTGTGCAGCTTTGGTGGAAAGATCTTGCCAAGACCAGGAGATGGGAAACTGAGGTACGTCGGTGGTGAAACTCGAATCGTTTCCATGGGTAAGAATGTTACATGGAAAGAACTGATGCATAAAACTTTTGGCATTTGCAAGCAACCTCATACGATCAAGTATCAGCTTCCAGGTGAAGAACTAGATGCTTTGATATCTGTTGCTTCGGACGAGGACCTGCAGAATATGATGGAAGAGCACTATGGGGTTGAAAAGGCTGATGCTTCACAGCGACTCCGATTATTTCTTATCTTTCTCAATGAGTCTGAGAACACTTGTCTAGATTCATTAGGACTGCAGAGCAACTCAGAGTATCAGTATGTTGTCGCCGTTAATAACATGCTAGACCCGAGCCCGAGAAAGAACTCGAGAAGAAATAGCTTCTCAGGTCAAATGGGATGTCATCTGGATGATTCTCCAAGTTTGCACAAAGAGTCTCCTTCTTGTCCTCAATTCGATGCACTCGATGGGGCGAAGGCCCAAAACGGTATCGGAATCTTCAATCATCATCTTTCCCCTCAGTTCTTTATTAACTCTCCAAGTGGACTGAAGTCCCCATTCCAATCACCTCCTTTTTCTCCAAAGCCAATTCAGCAACGAGATACGAGATATCCTCAGGAGCAATCCGTGGATGATCAGATAAAGCCCCTGCAACCATTGGGGAGTTATTATGTTTTCGATACAGGGTATTCTCCAAGCGCCGCAGGAGCAAAGCTTCATGATAACTCACATACTGATGTTGATCTGCCACTCAGATCCCATGCGGTAGCACCATTACAAGATCACAGTCAGATGAAAGGCTTGGTTAAGCCGCTGTTTACCCACAGTGAAACCAACCTTGCTGCATATCCTCGTTGTGAAATACCTCCTGCAATGGATATATCTTTTGATTCAAAAAGACATCTTGGACGGGCAGCAGAAAACTTGGGTTGGGTAACAGGATCAGATGTTTCACTTGCTGCCTTTCAAATTGCGTCTCATGAGTGTTCTGATTCATTTCTTCAGAATCAGCATGAAACAATGAAACCATACACGAAGGTATCACCATACTCTGAGCTACGCGTAGGTAACTTGGCGGAAGGATCAAGGCCGCGACCGAGTCTTCTCTTTGAATCACAAGGAACCATGCCTACCGATGCTCAGGTTCGCTTTTCTCAGCAGCCAGAGCTATGtggtataaattattttcattatcaGACTCTAGACTTTACAGATAAGGAGCATCGGAATAAAGAATTGGTAGATCAGGATTTGCTACATGGATGTTCTTATGATAATATTATGCAGGCTATACACCCTCAGGATAACAAGACTCGTCAAAATAATCATTCTGAAGAATCAGAAACTTCCATGAAAGAATGCAGATTGCTTGAAGCTCGTCTTTCTTCTGAAGAGTTAGAGGCGCTAGAAACCTCTGTTCCTGCATCTTCAATCGTTTTAACTTCTGATCCAGATAATCATATGGAGCACTGTTCTAATGAGCAAATCGATGGATGCATACAAGACATATCTGTGAAAAATTGTGGAAAGGTTAATGGTCAGCATGGCGAATCATATCAGCTgttaaattgtgattttgcatgTGAAGGTGGAAACATCATTGCTGTATCTCCTGTTCCCTGGCCTAAGGATTCTTCAGAAACAGTGAACCAGAAGAAATCTGCCGAACAGATGGCTAGAGAAAGCTCTGGTGACAGAGACTCAAATGGCGTGGTCGACATGCCATCAAATGCCCCTGTCTCTCATTTTCCATCTGTCATAATATCTCAGAatatgaagaataaccaagaatatGGTGATCTCGACCAGGACTTGCTTGACCACGACCTTCCTAATTGGTTTTTGTCATGGACTCCTGCTATCACTGAAAATTCAGAGAGAGAAGTTTCTTGCCTTGATCAAAGCGTTGTTGATTTTTCAGATTCAGGTTGCACTGTAAAGGAAAATGGCTTCTGCGGTCACAAGCAGTTGAAAGAGAATGGCAAACAATCTGTACACGAGATGCATGACAAACATCCAATCGAGGGAATTGTTACGGTCGAGGATGTAACTCATGCTGTTCCGTCATCCATCCTGTTTTCAGCAGTGGTTGTTCCCCATGTACTTCGTGAGACTGTTAAAGATGCAGAAAATGATGATTCCTTATTGCCAAAAGTGACTGATGCTGGGATCTATCCAGCAGAGTCTGAAAATGAG GATATGAAAGCTGGAGTAAGAGAACTGGACGAATCTATAAGTGATGCTGCGATAGCAGAAATAGAAGCTGGGATCTATGGTTTGCAG ATTATAAAAAATGCTGATCTTGAGGAGCTACATGAACTGGGATCTGGTACTTTTGGAACTGTCTACCATGGAAAGTGGCGGGGAACAGATGTTGCAATCAAACGTATCAAAAAAAGCTGCTTCGCAGGGAGATCCTCTGAGCAAGAACGACTG AGCAATGACTTCTGGAGGGAGGCACAGATTCTTTCGAAACTTCACCATCCAAATGTGGTAGCTTTTTATGGGGTAGTTCCAGATGGTGCTGGGGGAACATTGGCCACCGTCACAGAGTTCATGGTGAATGGATCACTCAGGCATGTCCTGCTAAGGAAGGACAG CGCACTTGATCATCGCAAAAAGCTTATAATCACAATGGATGCTGCTTTTGGGATGGAATATTTGCATTCAAAGAACATAGTTCATTTTGATCTCAAATGTGACAACTTACTAGTGAATCTTAGAGATCTCCAGCGACCGATATGCAAG GTTGGAGATTTTGGATTGTCAAGAATTAAAAGAAATACCCTGGTTTCTGGTGGTGTGCGAGGAACCCTCCCATGGATGGCGCCGGAACTATTGAATGGGAGCAGTAGCAGGGTTTCCGAAAAG TTATGTGGGAAATCCTGA